Proteins encoded in a region of the Suncus etruscus isolate mSunEtr1 chromosome 1, mSunEtr1.pri.cur, whole genome shotgun sequence genome:
- the SEPTIN4 gene encoding septin-4 isoform X1: MDRPLDCPGSFDPEDRPEARIRHFLEETDDKELNKFVKDFPGSDTCQRESRPRVARPRQEPKPQAPDFCEDDLELRASSWSQPCDSQQYISAPAPLSPSARPRSPWGRLDPYDSSEDDKEYVGFATLPNQVHRKSVKKGFDFTLMVAGESGLGKSTLVNSLFLTDLYRDRKLLSAEERIMQTVEITKHAVDIEEKGVRLRLTIVDTPGFGDAVNNTECWKPVAEYIDQQFEQYFRDESGLNRKNIQDNRVHCCLYFISPFGHGLRPLDVEFMKALHHRVNIVPILAKADTLTPPEVERKKCKIRQEIAHFGIKIYQFPDCDSDEDEDFKLQDQALKESIPFAVIGSNTVVEARGRRVRGRLYPWGIVEVENPGHCDFVKLRTMLVRTHMQDLKDVTRETHYENYRAQCIQSMTRLVVKERNRKYGQEPGQLAGGRPSEALGETKPFFVLLQALGSIQAGAGVPLALPTPPLPFPSAN, translated from the exons ATGGACCGTCCACTGGACTGTCCAGGCAGCTTTGACCCTGAGGACAGGCCTGAAGCCAGG ATCAGGCACTTTCTGGAGGAGACAGATGATAAAGAACTGAACAAGTTCGTGAAGGATTTCCCAGGAAGCGACACCTGTCAACGAGAGTCCAGGCCCCGAGTGGCCAGGCCCCGTCAGGAGCCAAAGCCCCAGGCTCCAGATTTCTGCGAGGATGACCTGGAGCTCAGAGCCTCCTCGTGGTCCCAACCCTGTGACAGCCAGCAGTACATCTCTGCCCCAGCCCCTCTCAGCCCCTCTGCCCGGCCCCGCAGTCCGTGGGGCAGGCTTGATCCTTATGATTCCTCTGAG GATGACAAGGAGTATGTGGGCTTTGCGACCCTACCCAACCAAGTCCACCGGAAATCTGTGAAAAAAGGCTTTGACTTTACGCTCATGGTGGCAG GAGAGTCTGGCCTGGGGAAATCCACCCTTGTCAACAGCCTCTTCCTCACGGATCTGTATCGGGACCGGAAGTTGCTCAGTGCTGAAG AACGCATCATGCAAACTGTGGAGATCACTAAACACGCGGTGGACATAGAAGAAAAGGGCGTGAGACTGCGGCTCACCATTGTGGACACACCAGGCTTTGGGGATGCAGTCAACAACACAGAGTG CTGGAAGCCTGTGGCAGAATACATCGACCAGCAGTTTGAGCAGTATTTCCGAGATGAGAGTGGCCTGAACCGCAAAAATATTCAAGACAACAGGGTGCACTGCTGCCTCTACTTCATTTCGCCCTTCGGTCATGG GCTCCGGCCACTGGATGTGGAATTCATGAAGGCTCTGCACCATCGAGTCAATATCGTACCTATCCTGGCAAAGGCAGACACACTGACACCTCCTGAGGTGGAGcgcaagaaatgcaaa ATCCGGCAAGAGATAGCACACTTTGGGATCAAGATCTACCAGTTCCCAGATTGTGATTCTGATGAAGATGAGGACTTCAAATTACAGGACCAAGCCCTAAAG GAAAGCATCCCGTTTGCTGTAATTGGCAGCAACACTGTGGTAGAGGCTAGAGGGCGACGTGTTCGGGGGCGTCTCTACCCTTGGGGCATTGTGGAAG TGGAAAACCCAGGGCACTGCGACTTCGTGAAGCTGAGGACAATGCTGGTGCGTACTCATATGCAGGACCTGAAGGACGTGACTCGGGAGACGCATTATGAGAACTACCGGGCACAGTGTATCCAGAGCATGACACGCCTGGTGGTGAAGGAGCGGAACCGCAAGTATGGCCAGGAGCCAGGACAGCTGGCAGGGGGGCGCCCAAGTGAAGCCTTGGGTGAGACCAAGCCCTTCTTTGTTCTTCTACAGGCTCTAGGCTCAATCCAAGCAGGTGCTGGGGTCCCCCTAGCCTTACCaactccccctctccccttcccctcagCAAACTGA
- the SEPTIN4 gene encoding septin-4 isoform X5: MDDKEYVGFATLPNQVHRKSVKKGFDFTLMVAGESGLGKSTLVNSLFLTDLYRDRKLLSAEERIMQTVEITKHAVDIEEKGVRLRLTIVDTPGFGDAVNNTECWKPVAEYIDQQFEQYFRDESGLNRKNIQDNRVHCCLYFISPFGHGLRPLDVEFMKALHHRVNIVPILAKADTLTPPEVERKKCKIRQEIAHFGIKIYQFPDCDSDEDEDFKLQDQALKESIPFAVIGSNTVVEARGRRVRGRLYPWGIVEVENPGHCDFVKLRTMLVRTHMQDLKDVTRETHYENYRAQCIQSMTRLVVKERNRKYGQEPGQLAGGRPSEALGETKPFFVLLQALGSIQAGAGVPLALPTPPLPFPSAN; encoded by the exons ATG GATGACAAGGAGTATGTGGGCTTTGCGACCCTACCCAACCAAGTCCACCGGAAATCTGTGAAAAAAGGCTTTGACTTTACGCTCATGGTGGCAG GAGAGTCTGGCCTGGGGAAATCCACCCTTGTCAACAGCCTCTTCCTCACGGATCTGTATCGGGACCGGAAGTTGCTCAGTGCTGAAG AACGCATCATGCAAACTGTGGAGATCACTAAACACGCGGTGGACATAGAAGAAAAGGGCGTGAGACTGCGGCTCACCATTGTGGACACACCAGGCTTTGGGGATGCAGTCAACAACACAGAGTG CTGGAAGCCTGTGGCAGAATACATCGACCAGCAGTTTGAGCAGTATTTCCGAGATGAGAGTGGCCTGAACCGCAAAAATATTCAAGACAACAGGGTGCACTGCTGCCTCTACTTCATTTCGCCCTTCGGTCATGG GCTCCGGCCACTGGATGTGGAATTCATGAAGGCTCTGCACCATCGAGTCAATATCGTACCTATCCTGGCAAAGGCAGACACACTGACACCTCCTGAGGTGGAGcgcaagaaatgcaaa ATCCGGCAAGAGATAGCACACTTTGGGATCAAGATCTACCAGTTCCCAGATTGTGATTCTGATGAAGATGAGGACTTCAAATTACAGGACCAAGCCCTAAAG GAAAGCATCCCGTTTGCTGTAATTGGCAGCAACACTGTGGTAGAGGCTAGAGGGCGACGTGTTCGGGGGCGTCTCTACCCTTGGGGCATTGTGGAAG TGGAAAACCCAGGGCACTGCGACTTCGTGAAGCTGAGGACAATGCTGGTGCGTACTCATATGCAGGACCTGAAGGACGTGACTCGGGAGACGCATTATGAGAACTACCGGGCACAGTGTATCCAGAGCATGACACGCCTGGTGGTGAAGGAGCGGAACCGCAAGTATGGCCAGGAGCCAGGACAGCTGGCAGGGGGGCGCCCAAGTGAAGCCTTGGGTGAGACCAAGCCCTTCTTTGTTCTTCTACAGGCTCTAGGCTCAATCCAAGCAGGTGCTGGGGTCCCCCTAGCCTTACCaactccccctctccccttcccctcagCAAACTGA
- the SEPTIN4 gene encoding septin-4 isoform X4 — translation MDRPLDCPGSFDPEDRPEARIRHFLEETDDKELNKFVKDFPGSDTCQRESRPRVARPRQEPKPQAPDFCEDDLELRASSWSQPCDSQQYISAPAPLSPSARPRSPWGRLDPYDSSEDDKEYVGFATLPNQVHRKSVKKGFDFTLMVAGESGLGKSTLVNSLFLTDLYRDRKLLSAEERIMQTVEITKHAVDIEEKGVRLRLTIVDTPGFGDAVNNTECWKPVAEYIDQQFEQYFRDESGLNRKNIQDNRVHCCLYFISPFGHGLRPLDVEFMKALHHRVNIVPILAKADTLTPPEVERKKCKIRQEIAHFGIKIYQFPDCDSDEDEDFKLQDQALKESIPFAVIGSNTVVEARGRRVRGRLYPWGIVEVENPGHCDFVKLRTMLVRTHMQDLKDVTRETHYENYRAQCIQSMTRLVVKERNRKL, via the exons ATGGACCGTCCACTGGACTGTCCAGGCAGCTTTGACCCTGAGGACAGGCCTGAAGCCAGG ATCAGGCACTTTCTGGAGGAGACAGATGATAAAGAACTGAACAAGTTCGTGAAGGATTTCCCAGGAAGCGACACCTGTCAACGAGAGTCCAGGCCCCGAGTGGCCAGGCCCCGTCAGGAGCCAAAGCCCCAGGCTCCAGATTTCTGCGAGGATGACCTGGAGCTCAGAGCCTCCTCGTGGTCCCAACCCTGTGACAGCCAGCAGTACATCTCTGCCCCAGCCCCTCTCAGCCCCTCTGCCCGGCCCCGCAGTCCGTGGGGCAGGCTTGATCCTTATGATTCCTCTGAG GATGACAAGGAGTATGTGGGCTTTGCGACCCTACCCAACCAAGTCCACCGGAAATCTGTGAAAAAAGGCTTTGACTTTACGCTCATGGTGGCAG GAGAGTCTGGCCTGGGGAAATCCACCCTTGTCAACAGCCTCTTCCTCACGGATCTGTATCGGGACCGGAAGTTGCTCAGTGCTGAAG AACGCATCATGCAAACTGTGGAGATCACTAAACACGCGGTGGACATAGAAGAAAAGGGCGTGAGACTGCGGCTCACCATTGTGGACACACCAGGCTTTGGGGATGCAGTCAACAACACAGAGTG CTGGAAGCCTGTGGCAGAATACATCGACCAGCAGTTTGAGCAGTATTTCCGAGATGAGAGTGGCCTGAACCGCAAAAATATTCAAGACAACAGGGTGCACTGCTGCCTCTACTTCATTTCGCCCTTCGGTCATGG GCTCCGGCCACTGGATGTGGAATTCATGAAGGCTCTGCACCATCGAGTCAATATCGTACCTATCCTGGCAAAGGCAGACACACTGACACCTCCTGAGGTGGAGcgcaagaaatgcaaa ATCCGGCAAGAGATAGCACACTTTGGGATCAAGATCTACCAGTTCCCAGATTGTGATTCTGATGAAGATGAGGACTTCAAATTACAGGACCAAGCCCTAAAG GAAAGCATCCCGTTTGCTGTAATTGGCAGCAACACTGTGGTAGAGGCTAGAGGGCGACGTGTTCGGGGGCGTCTCTACCCTTGGGGCATTGTGGAAG TGGAAAACCCAGGGCACTGCGACTTCGTGAAGCTGAGGACAATGCTGGTGCGTACTCATATGCAGGACCTGAAGGACGTGACTCGGGAGACGCATTATGAGAACTACCGGGCACAGTGTATCCAGAGCATGACACGCCTGGTGGTGAAGGAGCGGAACCGCAA GCTCTAG
- the SEPTIN4 gene encoding septin-4 isoform X3 → MIRHFLEETDDKELNKFVKDFPGSDTCQRESRPRVARPRQEPKPQAPDFCEDDLELRASSWSQPCDSQQYISAPAPLSPSARPRSPWGRLDPYDSSEDDKEYVGFATLPNQVHRKSVKKGFDFTLMVAGESGLGKSTLVNSLFLTDLYRDRKLLSAEERIMQTVEITKHAVDIEEKGVRLRLTIVDTPGFGDAVNNTECWKPVAEYIDQQFEQYFRDESGLNRKNIQDNRVHCCLYFISPFGHGLRPLDVEFMKALHHRVNIVPILAKADTLTPPEVERKKCKIRQEIAHFGIKIYQFPDCDSDEDEDFKLQDQALKESIPFAVIGSNTVVEARGRRVRGRLYPWGIVEVENPGHCDFVKLRTMLVRTHMQDLKDVTRETHYENYRAQCIQSMTRLVVKERNRKYGQEPGQLAGGRPSEALGETKPFFVLLQALGSIQAGAGVPLALPTPPLPFPSAN, encoded by the exons ATG ATCAGGCACTTTCTGGAGGAGACAGATGATAAAGAACTGAACAAGTTCGTGAAGGATTTCCCAGGAAGCGACACCTGTCAACGAGAGTCCAGGCCCCGAGTGGCCAGGCCCCGTCAGGAGCCAAAGCCCCAGGCTCCAGATTTCTGCGAGGATGACCTGGAGCTCAGAGCCTCCTCGTGGTCCCAACCCTGTGACAGCCAGCAGTACATCTCTGCCCCAGCCCCTCTCAGCCCCTCTGCCCGGCCCCGCAGTCCGTGGGGCAGGCTTGATCCTTATGATTCCTCTGAG GATGACAAGGAGTATGTGGGCTTTGCGACCCTACCCAACCAAGTCCACCGGAAATCTGTGAAAAAAGGCTTTGACTTTACGCTCATGGTGGCAG GAGAGTCTGGCCTGGGGAAATCCACCCTTGTCAACAGCCTCTTCCTCACGGATCTGTATCGGGACCGGAAGTTGCTCAGTGCTGAAG AACGCATCATGCAAACTGTGGAGATCACTAAACACGCGGTGGACATAGAAGAAAAGGGCGTGAGACTGCGGCTCACCATTGTGGACACACCAGGCTTTGGGGATGCAGTCAACAACACAGAGTG CTGGAAGCCTGTGGCAGAATACATCGACCAGCAGTTTGAGCAGTATTTCCGAGATGAGAGTGGCCTGAACCGCAAAAATATTCAAGACAACAGGGTGCACTGCTGCCTCTACTTCATTTCGCCCTTCGGTCATGG GCTCCGGCCACTGGATGTGGAATTCATGAAGGCTCTGCACCATCGAGTCAATATCGTACCTATCCTGGCAAAGGCAGACACACTGACACCTCCTGAGGTGGAGcgcaagaaatgcaaa ATCCGGCAAGAGATAGCACACTTTGGGATCAAGATCTACCAGTTCCCAGATTGTGATTCTGATGAAGATGAGGACTTCAAATTACAGGACCAAGCCCTAAAG GAAAGCATCCCGTTTGCTGTAATTGGCAGCAACACTGTGGTAGAGGCTAGAGGGCGACGTGTTCGGGGGCGTCTCTACCCTTGGGGCATTGTGGAAG TGGAAAACCCAGGGCACTGCGACTTCGTGAAGCTGAGGACAATGCTGGTGCGTACTCATATGCAGGACCTGAAGGACGTGACTCGGGAGACGCATTATGAGAACTACCGGGCACAGTGTATCCAGAGCATGACACGCCTGGTGGTGAAGGAGCGGAACCGCAAGTATGGCCAGGAGCCAGGACAGCTGGCAGGGGGGCGCCCAAGTGAAGCCTTGGGTGAGACCAAGCCCTTCTTTGTTCTTCTACAGGCTCTAGGCTCAATCCAAGCAGGTGCTGGGGTCCCCCTAGCCTTACCaactccccctctccccttcccctcagCAAACTGA
- the SEPTIN4 gene encoding septin-4 isoform X2, whose translation MDRPLDCPGSFDPEDRPEARIRHFLEETDDKELNKFVKDFPGSDTCQRESRPRVARPRQEPKPQAPDFCEDDLELRASSWSQPCDSQQYISAPAPLSPSARPRSPWGRLDPYDSSEDDKEYVGFATLPNQVHRKSVKKGFDFTLMVAGESGLGKSTLVNSLFLTDLYRDRKLLSAEERIMQTVEITKHAVDIEEKGVRLRLTIVDTPGFGDAVNNTECWKPVAEYIDQQFEQYFRDESGLNRKNIQDNRVHCCLYFISPFGHGLRPLDVEFMKALHHRVNIVPILAKADTLTPPEVERKKCKIRQEIAHFGIKIYQFPDCDSDEDEDFKLQDQALKESIPFAVIGSNTVVEARGRRVRGRLYPWGIVEVENPGHCDFVKLRTMLVRTHMQDLKDVTRETHYENYRAQCIQSMTRLVVKERNRNKLTRESGTDFPIPAVPPGTDPETERLIREKDEELRRMQEMLHTIQRQMKETH comes from the exons ATGGACCGTCCACTGGACTGTCCAGGCAGCTTTGACCCTGAGGACAGGCCTGAAGCCAGG ATCAGGCACTTTCTGGAGGAGACAGATGATAAAGAACTGAACAAGTTCGTGAAGGATTTCCCAGGAAGCGACACCTGTCAACGAGAGTCCAGGCCCCGAGTGGCCAGGCCCCGTCAGGAGCCAAAGCCCCAGGCTCCAGATTTCTGCGAGGATGACCTGGAGCTCAGAGCCTCCTCGTGGTCCCAACCCTGTGACAGCCAGCAGTACATCTCTGCCCCAGCCCCTCTCAGCCCCTCTGCCCGGCCCCGCAGTCCGTGGGGCAGGCTTGATCCTTATGATTCCTCTGAG GATGACAAGGAGTATGTGGGCTTTGCGACCCTACCCAACCAAGTCCACCGGAAATCTGTGAAAAAAGGCTTTGACTTTACGCTCATGGTGGCAG GAGAGTCTGGCCTGGGGAAATCCACCCTTGTCAACAGCCTCTTCCTCACGGATCTGTATCGGGACCGGAAGTTGCTCAGTGCTGAAG AACGCATCATGCAAACTGTGGAGATCACTAAACACGCGGTGGACATAGAAGAAAAGGGCGTGAGACTGCGGCTCACCATTGTGGACACACCAGGCTTTGGGGATGCAGTCAACAACACAGAGTG CTGGAAGCCTGTGGCAGAATACATCGACCAGCAGTTTGAGCAGTATTTCCGAGATGAGAGTGGCCTGAACCGCAAAAATATTCAAGACAACAGGGTGCACTGCTGCCTCTACTTCATTTCGCCCTTCGGTCATGG GCTCCGGCCACTGGATGTGGAATTCATGAAGGCTCTGCACCATCGAGTCAATATCGTACCTATCCTGGCAAAGGCAGACACACTGACACCTCCTGAGGTGGAGcgcaagaaatgcaaa ATCCGGCAAGAGATAGCACACTTTGGGATCAAGATCTACCAGTTCCCAGATTGTGATTCTGATGAAGATGAGGACTTCAAATTACAGGACCAAGCCCTAAAG GAAAGCATCCCGTTTGCTGTAATTGGCAGCAACACTGTGGTAGAGGCTAGAGGGCGACGTGTTCGGGGGCGTCTCTACCCTTGGGGCATTGTGGAAG TGGAAAACCCAGGGCACTGCGACTTCGTGAAGCTGAGGACAATGCTGGTGCGTACTCATATGCAGGACCTGAAGGACGTGACTCGGGAGACGCATTATGAGAACTACCGGGCACAGTGTATCCAGAGCATGACACGCCTGGTGGTGAAGGAGCGGAACCGCAA CAAACTGACTCGAGAGAGTGGTACCGACTTCCCAATCCCTGCTGTCCCACCAGGGACAGATCCAGAAACTGAAAGGCTGATCCGAGAGAAAGACGAAGAG CTGCGGCGGATGCAGGAGATGCTGCATACAATCCAAAGACAGATGAAGGAGACCCACTAG